The Chiroxiphia lanceolata isolate bChiLan1 chromosome 24, bChiLan1.pri, whole genome shotgun sequence genome has a segment encoding these proteins:
- the PDIK1L gene encoding serine/threonine-protein kinase PDIK1L, which translates to MVSSQPKYDLIREVGRGSYGVVYEAVVRKTSARVAVKKIRCHAPENVELALREFWALSSIKSQHPNVIHLEECILQKDGMVQKMSHGSSSSLYLQLVETSLKGEIAFDPKSAYYLWFVMDFCDGGDMNEYLLSRKPNRKTNTSFMLQLSSALAFLHKNQIIHRDLKPDNILISQSRTDASDLEPTLKVADFGLSKVCSASGQNPEEPVNVNKCFLSTACGTDFYMAPEVWEGHYTAKADIFALGIIIWAMLERITFIDTETKKELLGSYVKQGTAIVPVGEALLENPKMELLIPVKKKSMNARMKQLIKEMLAANPQDRPDAFELELRLVNIAFKDSSWDT; encoded by the exons ATGGTGAGTAGCCAGCCTAAGTACGATCTAATTCGGGAGGTTGGTCGTGGCAGTTATGGTGTGGTGTACGAAGCAGTCGTCAGGAAGACCTCGGCACGGGTCGCGGTGAAAAAGATCCGGTGCCACGCGCCGGAGAACGTGGAACTGGCTCTGCGGGAGTTCTGGGCACTTAGCAGTATCAAGAGCCAGCATCCCAACGTCATTCACCTGGAGGAGTGCATCTTGCAGAAAGATGGCATGGTGCAGAAGATGTCCCAtggctccagctcctccctttATTTACAG CTTGTAGAAACCTCACTAAAAGGAGAGATAGCCTTTGACCCCAAAAGTGCTTATTACCTCTGGTTTGTCATGGATTTCTGTGACGGAGGAGACATGAACGAGTACCTGCTGTCCCGAAAGCCCAACCGTAAGACCAACACCAGTTTcatgctgcagctcagcagcgCTCTGGCCTTCCTGCACAAAAACCAGATCATCCACCGGGATCTCAAACCCGACAACATCCTCATCTCCCAGAGCAGGACGGATGCCAGTGACTTGGAGCCCACCCTGAAAGTGGCTGATTTTGGGCTGAGCAAAGTGTGTTCAGCCTCAGGACAGAATCCCGAGGAACCGGTCAACGTAAATAAGTGTTTTCTCTCGACTGCCTGCGGGACCGACTTCTACATGGCCCCTGAGGTGTGGGAAGGACACTACACTGCCAAGGCAGACATCTTCGCCCTGGGAATTATCATCTGGGCCATGCTGGAAAGAATCACCTTCATAGACACGGAAACCAAGAAGGAGCTCCTGGGGAGTTACGTGAAGCAGGGGACAGCCATCGTCCCCGTGGGGGAGGCGCTGCTGGAGAACCCCAAGATGGAGCTGCTCATCCCCGTGAAGAAGAAATCCATGAACGCTCGGATGAAGCAGCTGATCAAGGAGATGCTGGCGGCCAACCCGCAGGACCGCCCGGATGCGTTCGAGCTGGAACTGAGATTAGTCAACATAGCCTTTAAGGACAGCAGCTGGGACACGtga